Sequence from the Tenrec ecaudatus isolate mTenEca1 chromosome 6, mTenEca1.hap1, whole genome shotgun sequence genome:
taatgtttttgtAAAACAATACCTTGGAAAATGTTATGTGACCCATTTCTCTCCTCTTGATAAAGGACAGTTTATGCATTAGTTGTCCTAGGAAGAAAGCATGCTGCTCGCTTTTTATGCTTGGCCTAGGATGAAGATAGCTGACCTGACGGAcactcagaaaatattaaatttcCAGTTACCAGAAATCCTGTGGAAATGCAGCCCAGCTCCTCAATGGCCCCTCTTCTCTGGCCCACTATGTGCGAGAGTTCATATATTTTCGGAACATTCTTCTAATGGCCGCCTTCACATCCTTGTTCTGGAGGCTGTAGATGAGAGGATTCAGCATGGGCGTGACCACACTGTACTGTAAAGGGAAGATCATCTCCAGTGGGGTCCCTGAGTTGGGCAAGAGATAGCTGAGGAAGCCAGAGCCATAGAACAAGATCACAGTGGTGAGGTGGGAAGAACAGGTGGAGAAGGCCTTGCTTCGGCCGGAGGTGGAGCTGATGCTCATGATGGTGGAGACAATGCGGGTGTAAGAGGACACAATCAAAACGAAGGTTCCAAAGAAATGCCAGACGGAGGAGCAGAGCAGGAGCGTGAAGTTGACTGAGGTATCACAGCAAGACAGCGGGAAGAGAGAAGACAGCTCGCAGCTGAAGTGGGGTATAGTTTGGTCCTCACAAAAATCTAGATTGGCAGCCAGGAGAATATTGATGAGAGCATCCACAAAGGCCAGGCCCCAGCAGCCCCATACCAGCCTGACGCAGAGCTGGCTGCTCATCACCTGGCCATAGAGCAAAGGAGAGCTGATGGCCACATAGCGATCATAGGCCATCACTGCCAGCAGGCAGGTTTCAGTGCCCCCTGTGGTGAACACAAAGAAGGCCTGAGCCAGGCAGCTCTCCACAAAGATGGTTTTTCTTTCAGAGAGtaggttctccagcatcttgggaACTGTGACAGAGGAGTGGCAGAGGTCCAGGAAGGACAGCTGTCCCAaaaagaagtacatgggtgtgtgaagGTGAGGATCAAGCCTGATCACTAGCAGCATTatcaggttccccatcagggtcaACAGGTAAATCACCAGAAACAGCACAAAGAGAATAACCTGGCTCTGCAGGTTGGAAGACAGGCCGAGGAGGATGAATTCACTGAACATGCTGTGATTTCCCATCGTGATAAAAAGCAGCTTTGTCCTAGGAAGGCAAGAAAGAAGAGAAGTCAAAAGTCCATTTATACCCCTGGTTTACCCAGTGTGTTAGCTTTCTCGTCTGAGAACATTCTGTTATGACTGTACATAATCGCCATGATTATTTGCCAGCCTTGAATGACAGTCCACTGGCCCCATATCTAGTCCCTATGTAATTTTGTGGATAATTGTCTTAAAGTTTTAGGAGTTTCTGCGTTTTAATTTTAAGATGGGTGTTAATTTAAGAACATTATACAGGCTTAACAGGAGTGAAGATAGGAACTAAAAGCAGAAACAAAGTACTTAAGAGGTACAAAATGACTAGGATCCTGACCACAATAGAGTTATATCCTTAGGGATAAGAGGaaggatatatatataggagTTTCAGAGATTTTCCAATTGATTGctgtaaaatttttaataaagggTTAAGTGAAATTAAGAATAGAGTTTCTTTATTTCTCCAGCTATAACTGCTTCCTAAACTTGGTGCAAGGTTTCTGGGTGGCTCATGTATTGTGCTAACAAAAGGTTGGATGTTTGAATCCATCCAGTGGCTTCCTGAAGGAAGACCTGGCAATTTGCTTCCAGGAATTTGCTTCCCAACCAGCCCTATGGAGTAGTGTCCTGTGGCACAGGTGGGGTCACCATGATGTTGGATCTGCTTGAAAGCAAGTACAAACGGACCCAGCCTCTCTCCAAGCTTGTGGTGCAAGCATTCCTGGAAGTCCTGGTGAGAAACTCTGATGACCCAGAGAGACAAACTTAGTATTGGAAATTGAAGCCTGTTGGACAAAAGATAGGCAGTCAGATTAACGTTGTGCTCATTTCAGATTTGGGGACTAATCCAAACAAGTAGCCAACTAACCTCAGTAACACATTGCAGCATAAGCACAAGTGCGGAGCAGGCAGAGGCTTGGTTTTAGCTGGGTTGGGGCTTTGCTAGGCGTTAGGAGtgacagagagaaggagagatCAGCAAGTGGAGCAGGTGTGCAGAGtgaatgaatctcagaaacaaggCTGGGCAAGGAACGAAATTGCAGAAGATAGGAAATGATTGGTGGAGTCTTTGGTTTCGGTGTGAAGAATTGCTTCTGTAGAAATGGCAAGCAGTTAAAAAAATTAGGAGAGAGTGGGGTGGAATATTTAGTCCCTGATACGAtggagaacaaaaaaaattacagttttgagttGGGTTGGTGTGTATTTTCCCtgcctttaaaaacattttctattctaTTTACTTAAAATTTAGGTCAAAACAGATTTTAATCTAAGATAATCGGTTGAATGAGAACCCAATTCTACTATTGGAAGATATACCCACCTGCACTTGTCCAGAGTAGCTCTTCCAGGATGACGTCTGCagcaggctatctgggcacatgcTCCATGGCCAGCTTAACCCCTTTGAATAGTTTTGTGGTTAGCATACGTTCCTGTCAATATCTCAGCTACGGTTGAAGTCCTCATGTCAGTACAAAAGGCATTCTCACCCCAAACACACCGATATTTAAATACTTGTTCTGAAAACCAGTGATGTATAGGCTAACCCTTGATAAGGTAACTCTTGTACAATTTGCCCAAGTCTTGCGCATTTGACCTTCCTATTCTGATTAAAGCAAGTCTGTTCAGTTAAGAAAAGGACACCAAGTTTCTCTTCCCTTCATCATATGAGATGTGCAAATCCAGTTACCTGTCTGAATCACCAGCGGCATCAGGTGTGACAACAATATTTTCAGGTCCAGGCACAGTTATTCTGTTTGTGCAGTTCCTTTAAGAATCCTGTGTTTGAACAGAATTAGGAAGAACTGCTGAAAGTCAATGCTGCAGTGAACTATATGGAAACATATAAGAAATAATTGTGCTATTTTTAAAGTGCCTACGATTTCTTTCTAATTATTTAAGGAATGGGTTATGAAAATAAGAGTTAAAACTTTCTCATTTCACTTTGGCTTTGATCAGACCACTATGTCCATTGGAGCTCCAGGCACTCAGTTCACATCATTATCTCCGGAATGATCAAATTCTTTATAATATTTCACGCAGAAGGTGCACATTGTTCAGGGGTGTGGAAGGGGATGGGCTGCATCTGTCACATGATTTCAAGGAGATACTAAGAAAGCTTCTTTGTTACTTCCCACCTCTAAATATATTCCTACTTATGAGCACCAAAAGTTTGTATGACTTCTGGGCAGAATTATATCTTTACAACAAAGTGAAAGATAAAATGTTCATACTATATTTATACACAATAATATAATACTAGGAAAAATTGTCAACCAAGGACTTGACTTTCATCAAAGCAGATAACTGGATTTCTTTTTAAGGGATTTGTAGATTGCAAGAAGGACTCTCTctatataaataaatagaaacataCCTTTTATCATGATGGATCCATACAGTGTCACCaggtgatttttgttttctagtgTTTCTAAACATAAAACATCAACACTTCAGAAAGTCTAAAGCAGTAAGTTTGTGGCCAGATATTTATATCAGAAGCCGCAAGAGCTGACTGGATCCTGCCCAAAGCAAAGCA
This genomic interval carries:
- the LOC142451076 gene encoding olfactory receptor 8S1-like is translated as MGNHSMFSEFILLGLSSNLQSQVILFVLFLVIYLLTLMGNLIMLLVIRLDPHLHTPMYFFLGQLSFLDLCHSSVTVPKMLENLLSERKTIFVESCLAQAFFVFTTGGTETCLLAVMAYDRYVAISSPLLYGQVMSSQLCVRLVWGCWGLAFVDALINILLAANLDFCEDQTIPHFSCELSSLFPLSCCDTSVNFTLLLCSSVWHFFGTFVLIVSSYTRIVSTIMSISSTSGRSKAFSTCSSHLTTVILFYGSGFLSYLLPNSGTPLEMIFPLQYSVVTPMLNPLIYSLQNKDVKAAIRRMFRKYMNSRT